In one Nicotiana tomentosiformis chromosome 6, ASM39032v3, whole genome shotgun sequence genomic region, the following are encoded:
- the LOC104084637 gene encoding protein FANTASTIC FOUR 4-like yields the protein MAACGGLNHIFTENSKNFDSLSFTEIFEELDLKDNSSESSFSSSISSFSSNLPPLSASSSSLSSTSSSYNSSSFSLETIHQSGIERKNKDPIYPTSSQHYSHSDSFSSRNSDILSLCTEGLGFESSDDVEDIMNYLSNENEQEHEEIRSTCINSKLENQRINHYEYSKRYSRTNKGSLLPPPISCIGGSGKPWVCFKSYREDGRFILKEIRIPEWEFLHACREDGRLKLQYIQSDDEILEEDEEEEGEEYDDDSEDFKEEEELANDDDNDDKKREYENLAEEQ from the coding sequence ATGGCTGCCTGTGGAGGCCTAAACCACATCTTTAcagaaaattcaaaaaattttgATTCCCTCTCCTTTACAGAGATTTTTGAAGAATTAGATTTAAAAGATAACAGCTCTGAGTCCTCCTTTTCCTCCTCCATATCATCTTTTTCTTCTAATCTCCCTCCATTGTCTGCCTCCTCCTCCTCATTATCATCAACATCTTCTTCTTAtaattcttcttcattttctctaGAAACAATCCACCAATCTGGAATTGAAAGGAAAAACAAGGACCCCATTTATCCAACAAGCAGCCAACATTACAGCCATAGTGATAGCTTTTCCTCAAGAAACTCAGATATTCTATCATTATGTACAGAAGGCCTTGGATTTGAAAGCTCTGATGATGTTGAAGATATTATGAATTATTTGAGTAATGAGAATGAACAAGAACATGAAGAAATTAGATCAACATGCATTAATTCCAAGTTAGAAAATCAGAGGATTAATCATTATGAATATTCCAAAAGATATTCAAGAACAAATAAAGGGTCATTATTACCTCCTCCAATTTCTTGCATTGGAGGAAGTGGAAAGCCTTGGGTTTGTTTTAAATCTTATAGGGAAGATGGTAGGTTTATTCTCAAGGAGATTAGAATTCCTGAGTGGGAATTCTTGCATGCTTGCCGAGAAGATGGACGTTTGAAGCTACAGTATATTCAATCAGATGATGAAATTCTAgaggaagacgaagaagaagaggGAGAGGAATATGATGATGATTCAGAGGATTTCAAAGAGGAAGAAGAGTTAgcaaatgatgatgataatgatgataagAAAAGAGAATATGAGAATCTTGCTGAAGAACAATAA